The genomic segment GTCGTTGCCGTGCTGGTGCTGATGCTGGGTAACTTGCGGGCGGGCTTGGTCGTGGCTTCCGTGATTCCGCTGTCGTTCCTTTTTGCGCTGGGCATGATGGACTTGTTCGGCGTTTCCGCCAATCTGATGAGCTTGGGCGCGATAGACTTCGGGCTGATTGTGGACGGGGCAATCATCATTGTAGAGGCGATGATGCACCGCCTGCACGGCGGCGACTTGCCGCATCGGCTTAGCGCGGCTCAAATGGACGAGGAAGTGATTCTGACCGCTGCCAAAATTCGCCGTTCGGCAGCCTTCGGCGAGCTGATTATCCTGATGGTTTACCTGCCGATTCTGGCACTGACCGGCATTGAGGGCAAAATGTTCAAGCCGATGGCGCAAACCGTAGGCTTTGCCATTTTCGGGGCGTTGTTGCTCTCTTTTACCTACGTGCCGATGGCTTCCGCGCTGTTTTTGTCTAAACATACGGTCAAAAAGGTTAATTTTTCCGACCGCATGGTTGAATGGCTGCACGGCTTTTATCGCCCCGTGCTGTTGCTGGCTTTGCGCCACAAGGCACTTTTCCTCACGCTGATTGCGGCAATATTTGCGGGCTGTTTGTGGCTGTTTTCGCGCATGGGCGGCGAGTTCATCCCGACGCTGGACGAAGGCGACCTTGCCTGTCAGCAGGTAGTTCCCGTCGGCACGTCGCTGTCGGAAAGCATACGCACCTCGCTGGAAATGCAGAAAATCCTGCTCAAACATTTTCCCGACGAGGTAAAAACCATTGTTGCCAAAACGGGTTCGGCAGAAATTCCCACCGACCCGATGGGCGTGGAAGATTCCGACATTGCCATTGTGATGCACCCGCGTTCGCAGTGGAAAAAAGCCCAAGACCGCGAAACCATTTCCAACCTGATGAAAGCCAAACTTGCCGAATACATGCCTTGGGTGAGCTACGAGTTTACGCAGCCCATTCAGTTGCGTTTCAACGAACTGATGACGGGCGTAAAAAGCGATGTTGCCATCAAAATTTTTGGCGAAGATTTGGACGTGCTGGCAGAAAAAGGCGCAGAGGCTGCCCAACTGATTGCCAAAATTCAGGGGGCGGGCGACGTTCGCGTGGAACAAACCGCAGGTATGCCGCAGTTAGTCGTGCGCTATAAGCGCGATAAAGTGGCACAATACGGGCTTTCCATAGAAGAACTGAACCGCACCGTACAAATTGCCTTTGCAGGGCTTGCCGCGGGAACGGTCTATGAAGGCGAGCGGCGTTTTGATTTGGTAGCAAGGCTGCCGCAACAGATGCGCCACCGGCTCAACGACATTGCCAATTTGTACGTCAATTTGCCCGACGGCAATCAGGTGTTGCTCAAAGAAGTAGCCGATATTGTGGAAGAACAGGGCGTTTCGCTCATCACCCGCGAGGATACGCGGCGCCGCATCGTCATTGGCGTAAACGTCCGCAACCGCGACGTGGAATCGTTCATTGGTGAGGTGGAAAAAACGCTGGCAAGCCGTCTGAAACTGCCGCCCGGGTACAGCATCGTGTACGGCGGTCAGTTTGAAAACTTGCAGGCAGCAAAAGCGCGTTTGAGCGTTGCCGTTCCCGCTGCGCTGGGGCTGATTCTGATTTTGTTGTATTTTACTTTTACTTCTGTTCGGCAGTCGTTGCTCATCTTTTCCGCCGTTCCGCTGGCGGCTATCGGCGGCATTTTGGCGCTGTGGCTGCGCGATATGCCTTTCAGCATTTCGGCGGGTGTCGGCTTTATTGCCCTGTTTGGCGTTGCCGTACTGAACGGCATTGTGCTTATCGGGCAGTTTAACCACCTCAAACACGACGGCATCGGCGATATTCGCAGCCGCGTGCTGGAAGGTACGCACATCCGTTTCCGCCCGATTCTGACTACGGCAATGGTAGCGGCTTTGGGCTTTCTGCCGATGGCAACATCCACACAGGCGGGGGCAGAGGTGCAAAAACCGCTGGCAACCGTTGTTATCGGCGGGTTGATAACCGCTTTGTTACTTACTTTGTTGGTGCTGCCCGTTTTGTACGAATGGGCAGAGCGCACTTTTGAACGCTCAACAGAAAAAAATTAATCCGTACTGACAACCATGCGTAAAATTTTGTATGTATTGCTCTTGCCTGCCGTTTGGGCTTGTTCCGATAAGCAGCAAACCGACACTGCCGAAACAAGCACCCCGCAAAAAACACCCGCAACATCCGTAACGCTTAGCCGACAGCAGGCAGAGCAGGCAGGCATCCGTTGGGATACGCTGCAACGGCGCAATATTGGCATTGCCGTAGCCGCCAACGGCACGTTGGAAGTACCGCCTTCGGAAAATATTTCCATTACGGCAGTAATGGGCGGAATTGTTAAAAAAACCGACCTTT from the Rhodoflexus caldus genome contains:
- a CDS encoding efflux RND transporter permease subunit — its product is MDAIIAFSVRNKLIIGLLMLIWVIWGGYSATKIALDAVPDITNNQVQVITQSPSLSPQEVEKFITFPIELAMANVQRKVEIRSISRYGLSVVTIVFEEGMDILQARQLVAEQLRIAEANIPPEFGKPEMMPITTGLGEIYQYVLQVQPGYESRYSPMELRTIQDWLVKRYLAGIPGIADVSSFGGFVKQYEVSVLPDRLRSFGLTPMDLFRALQMNNQNTGGSYMERGQRAFYIRAEGLAQGIADIEKIVVTRKGNLPVLVRDVATVQLGFAPRFGAMTKDGKGEVVGGITLMLKGANSSDAIANVKARVAQVQKILPEGIRIEPYLDRSILVEKTIRTVAQNLTEGGLIVVAVLVLMLGNLRAGLVVASVIPLSFLFALGMMDLFGVSANLMSLGAIDFGLIVDGAIIIVEAMMHRLHGGDLPHRLSAAQMDEEVILTAAKIRRSAAFGELIILMVYLPILALTGIEGKMFKPMAQTVGFAIFGALLLSFTYVPMASALFLSKHTVKKVNFSDRMVEWLHGFYRPVLLLALRHKALFLTLIAAIFAGCLWLFSRMGGEFIPTLDEGDLACQQVVPVGTSLSESIRTSLEMQKILLKHFPDEVKTIVAKTGSAEIPTDPMGVEDSDIAIVMHPRSQWKKAQDRETISNLMKAKLAEYMPWVSYEFTQPIQLRFNELMTGVKSDVAIKIFGEDLDVLAEKGAEAAQLIAKIQGAGDVRVEQTAGMPQLVVRYKRDKVAQYGLSIEELNRTVQIAFAGLAAGTVYEGERRFDLVARLPQQMRHRLNDIANLYVNLPDGNQVLLKEVADIVEEQGVSLITREDTRRRIVIGVNVRNRDVESFIGEVEKTLASRLKLPPGYSIVYGGQFENLQAAKARLSVAVPAALGLILILLYFTFTSVRQSLLIFSAVPLAAIGGILALWLRDMPFSISAGVGFIALFGVAVLNGIVLIGQFNHLKHDGIGDIRSRVLEGTHIRFRPILTTAMVAALGFLPMATSTQAGAEVQKPLATVVIGGLITALLLTLLVLPVLYEWAERTFERSTEKN